In Cololabis saira isolate AMF1-May2022 chromosome 14, fColSai1.1, whole genome shotgun sequence, a single genomic region encodes these proteins:
- the hspa4a gene encoding heat shock 70 kDa protein 4a isoform X1, which produces MSVVGFDLGFQSCYVAVARAGGIETVANEYSDRCTPSFVSFGSRNRSIGAAAKSQVVTNCQNTVQGFKRFHGRAFLDPYVQSTKSNLVYELAQVPSGSTGIKVMYMEEERVFSIEQVTGMLLTKLKETAESALKKPVVDCVISVPSYFTDVERRSVMDAAQIAGLNCLRLMNETTAVTLAYGIYKQDLPAPEEKPRIVVFVDMGHSGYQVSVCAFNKGKLKILATAFDSELGGKDFDAILVNHFCEEFAKKYKLDVKTKPRALVRLYQECEKLKKLMSANSSDLPLNIECFMNDIDVSSRLNRGQFEEMCAGLLAKVEGPLRNVMEQAKLKKEEVYAVEIVGGASRIPAMKERISKFFGKELSTTLNADEAVARGCALQCAILSPAFKVREFSITDVVPYSVSLKWNSAAEDGLSDCEVFPKNHAAPFSKVLTFYRKEPFTLDAYYNNPKELPHPNTTIGQFLIKNVVPQASGESVKVKVKVRVNVHGVFSVSSASLVEILKPAEGEEPMETEQMAKEDESKMQVDQEDQKLPSGDVGDKKTEAEEMEMSTEDQKQEKKNDHPPQAKKPKVKTKTVDLPIENKLQWQLPSEELNMFVENEGKMIMQDKLEKERNDAKNNVEEYVYEMRDKLHGVLEKFVNESDRDTFSLKLEDTENWLYEDGEDQQKQVYIDKLSELKKMGQPIRDRCMEAVERPKAFEELGRQIQLYMKIIEAYKAKDEQYEHLNELEVTRVDKLINEAMVWMNGKMNQQNSQDLTRDPVVKVGEIQAKTKELYSSCNPVLSKPKPKAEPPKEEKTENGPVNGQEGTESQPCNPNKAEEQETPNSKLPEMDID; this is translated from the exons ATGTCAGTGGTAGGATTTGACTTGGGCTTTCAAAGCTGCTATGTGGCTGTAGCCCGGGCTGGAGGCATCGAGACAGTGGCTAATGAGTACAGCGACAGATGTACACC atcATTTGTATCATTTGGCTCACGAAATAGATCTATTGGAGCTGCAGCAAAGAGCCAG GTGGTAACCAACTGTCAAAATACAGTGCAGGGCTTCAAGCGCTTCCATGGCAGGGCTTTCTTGGACCCTTATGTTCAATCAACCAAGTCTAACTTGGTGTATGAACTAGCCCAGGTGCCCTCTGGATCCACCGGTATAAAA GTGATGTacatggaggaggagcgggTGTTCAGTATCGAGCAGGTGACTGGCATGTTGCTGACCAAACTGAAAGAGACGGCTGAGAGTGCGCTGAAGAAACCAGTCGTAGACTGTGTCATCTCT GTCCCGAGCTATTTCACTGACGTAGAGAGGAGGTCGGTCATGGACGCAGCTCAGATCGCTGGACTGAACTGTTTAAGACTGATGAATGAGACCACTGCAG TGACTCTCGCATACGGAATCTACAAGCAGGATCTGCCGGCCCCAGAGGAAAAACCCCGGATCGTGGTTTTCGTAGACATGGGCCACTCTGGCTACCAGGTGTCCGTTTGTGCCTTCAACAAGGGAAAGCTGAAG ATTCTGGCAACAGCGTTTGATTCGGAGCTCGGTGGGAAGGACTTCGATGCCATCCTGGTCAACCACTTCTGTGAGGAGTTTGCTAAGAAGTACAAGCTGGATGTGAAGACCAAGCCCCGGGCTTTGGTGCGTCTCTACCAGGAGTGCGAGAAGCTGAAGAAGCTGATGAGTGCCAACTCCTCTGACCTGCCTCTCAACATCGAATGCTTCATGAATGACATTGACGTTTCCAGTCGTCTTAACAG AGGTCAGTTTGAGGAGATGTGTGCAGGGCTGCTGGCCAAAGTTGAGGGTCCGCTGCGCAACGTCATGGAACAGGCCA AGCTGAAAAAGGAAGAAGTCTACGCAGTGGAGATTGTGGGCGGTGCTAGCAGAATCCCCGCCATGAAAGAGCGAATCAGCAAATTCTTCGGCAAGGAGCTGAGCACCACGCTGAACGCGGATGAAGCCGTGGCCCGAGGCTGCGCTCTGCAG TGTGCTATCCTGTCACCAGCTTTTAAAGTAAGAGAGTTCTCCATCACGGATGTCGTTCCTTACTCCGTTTCCTTGAAGTGGAATTCAGCTGCAGAGGACGGACTGAG CGATTGCGAGGTTTTCCCAAAGAACCATGCAGCTCCCTTCTCCAAAGTGCTGACTTTCTACCGGAAAGAGCCCTTCACCCTTGACGCCTATTACAACAACCCCAAGGAGCTGCCCCACCCTAACACCACTATAG GTCAGTTCCTGATCAAGAACGTGGTTCCTCAGGCTTCAGGGGAGAGCGTCAAGGTGAAGGTGAAAGTGCGCGTTAACGTTCACGGTGTGTTCAGTGTGTCGAGCGCATCTCTAGTGGAAATCCTGAAACCAGCTGAAGGGGAGGAGCCAATGGAGACGGAGCAGATGGCCAAGGAGGATGAG AGCAAAATGCAAGTGGACCAGGAGGATCAGAAACTCCCGTCCGGAGACGTTGGAGACAAGAAAACAGAAGCAGAGGAAATGGAG ATGTCGACGGAGGACCAGAAGCAGGAGAAGAAGAACGACCATCCTCCCCAGGCCAAGAAGCCCAAAGTGAAAACGAAGACTGTGGATCTGCCCATAGAGAACAAGCTGCAGTGGCAGCTGCCCAGCGAGGAACTTAATATGTTTGTGGAGAATGAG GGGAAGATGATCATGCAGGACAAActggagaaagagagaaacgatgcaaaaaaCAACGTAGAAGAGTATGTTTATGAAATGAGGGACAAACTCCACGGAGTCCTGGAGAAGTTTGTGAATGAAAGT GATCGCGATACGTTCTCCTTAAAGCTGGAAGACACAGAGAACTGGTTGTATGAAGATGGAGAGGACCAACAGAAACAAGTTTACATTGACAAACTCTCTGAATTAAAG AAAATGGGTCAGCCTATCCGTGACAGATGCATGGAAGCCGTGGAGAGACCAAAAGCTTTTGAGGAGCTCGGTAGACAGATCCAGCTGTACATGAAGATCATCGAAGCGTACAAGGCAAAG GATGAGCAGTACGAGCACCTGAATGAGCTGGAGGTGACGCGGGTGGATAAGCTGATCAACGAGGCCATGGTCTGGATGAACGGCAAGATGAACCAACAGAACAGTCAGGACCTCACCCGGGACCCTGTGGTCAAAGTGGGAGAGATCCAGGCAAAGACTAAG GAGCTTTATTCCTCCTGCAACCCCGTGCTGTCCAAACCCAAGCCCAAGGCGGAGCCTCCCAAGGAGGAGAAGACGGAGAACGGGCCGGTCAACGGGCAGGAGGGCACGGAGAGCCAGCCGTGCAACCCCAACAAGGCAGAGGAGCAGGAGACGCCGAACAGCAAGCTCCCTGAAATGGACATTGACTAA
- the hspa4a gene encoding heat shock 70 kDa protein 4a isoform X2: MSVVGFDLGFQSCYVAVARAGGIETVANEYSDRCTPSFVSFGSRNRSIGAAAKSQVVTNCQNTVQGFKRFHGRAFLDPYVQSTKSNLVYELAQVPSGSTGIKVMYMEEERVFSIEQVTGMLLTKLKETAESALKKPVVDCVISVPSYFTDVERRSVMDAAQIAGLNCLRLMNETTAVTLAYGIYKQDLPAPEEKPRIVVFVDMGHSGYQVSVCAFNKGKLKILATAFDSELGGKDFDAILVNHFCEEFAKKYKLDVKTKPRALVRLYQECEKLKKLMSANSSDLPLNIECFMNDIDVSSRLNRGQFEEMCAGLLAKVEGPLRNVMEQAKLKKEEVYAVEIVGGASRIPAMKERISKFFGKELSTTLNADEAVARGCALQCAILSPAFKVREFSITDVVPYSVSLKWNSAAEDGLSDCEVFPKNHAAPFSKVLTFYRKEPFTLDAYYNNPKELPHPNTTIGQFLIKNVVPQASGESVKVKVKVRVNVHGVFSVSSASLVEILKPAEGEEPMETEQMAKEDEMSTEDQKQEKKNDHPPQAKKPKVKTKTVDLPIENKLQWQLPSEELNMFVENEGKMIMQDKLEKERNDAKNNVEEYVYEMRDKLHGVLEKFVNESDRDTFSLKLEDTENWLYEDGEDQQKQVYIDKLSELKKMGQPIRDRCMEAVERPKAFEELGRQIQLYMKIIEAYKAKDEQYEHLNELEVTRVDKLINEAMVWMNGKMNQQNSQDLTRDPVVKVGEIQAKTKELYSSCNPVLSKPKPKAEPPKEEKTENGPVNGQEGTESQPCNPNKAEEQETPNSKLPEMDID, encoded by the exons ATGTCAGTGGTAGGATTTGACTTGGGCTTTCAAAGCTGCTATGTGGCTGTAGCCCGGGCTGGAGGCATCGAGACAGTGGCTAATGAGTACAGCGACAGATGTACACC atcATTTGTATCATTTGGCTCACGAAATAGATCTATTGGAGCTGCAGCAAAGAGCCAG GTGGTAACCAACTGTCAAAATACAGTGCAGGGCTTCAAGCGCTTCCATGGCAGGGCTTTCTTGGACCCTTATGTTCAATCAACCAAGTCTAACTTGGTGTATGAACTAGCCCAGGTGCCCTCTGGATCCACCGGTATAAAA GTGATGTacatggaggaggagcgggTGTTCAGTATCGAGCAGGTGACTGGCATGTTGCTGACCAAACTGAAAGAGACGGCTGAGAGTGCGCTGAAGAAACCAGTCGTAGACTGTGTCATCTCT GTCCCGAGCTATTTCACTGACGTAGAGAGGAGGTCGGTCATGGACGCAGCTCAGATCGCTGGACTGAACTGTTTAAGACTGATGAATGAGACCACTGCAG TGACTCTCGCATACGGAATCTACAAGCAGGATCTGCCGGCCCCAGAGGAAAAACCCCGGATCGTGGTTTTCGTAGACATGGGCCACTCTGGCTACCAGGTGTCCGTTTGTGCCTTCAACAAGGGAAAGCTGAAG ATTCTGGCAACAGCGTTTGATTCGGAGCTCGGTGGGAAGGACTTCGATGCCATCCTGGTCAACCACTTCTGTGAGGAGTTTGCTAAGAAGTACAAGCTGGATGTGAAGACCAAGCCCCGGGCTTTGGTGCGTCTCTACCAGGAGTGCGAGAAGCTGAAGAAGCTGATGAGTGCCAACTCCTCTGACCTGCCTCTCAACATCGAATGCTTCATGAATGACATTGACGTTTCCAGTCGTCTTAACAG AGGTCAGTTTGAGGAGATGTGTGCAGGGCTGCTGGCCAAAGTTGAGGGTCCGCTGCGCAACGTCATGGAACAGGCCA AGCTGAAAAAGGAAGAAGTCTACGCAGTGGAGATTGTGGGCGGTGCTAGCAGAATCCCCGCCATGAAAGAGCGAATCAGCAAATTCTTCGGCAAGGAGCTGAGCACCACGCTGAACGCGGATGAAGCCGTGGCCCGAGGCTGCGCTCTGCAG TGTGCTATCCTGTCACCAGCTTTTAAAGTAAGAGAGTTCTCCATCACGGATGTCGTTCCTTACTCCGTTTCCTTGAAGTGGAATTCAGCTGCAGAGGACGGACTGAG CGATTGCGAGGTTTTCCCAAAGAACCATGCAGCTCCCTTCTCCAAAGTGCTGACTTTCTACCGGAAAGAGCCCTTCACCCTTGACGCCTATTACAACAACCCCAAGGAGCTGCCCCACCCTAACACCACTATAG GTCAGTTCCTGATCAAGAACGTGGTTCCTCAGGCTTCAGGGGAGAGCGTCAAGGTGAAGGTGAAAGTGCGCGTTAACGTTCACGGTGTGTTCAGTGTGTCGAGCGCATCTCTAGTGGAAATCCTGAAACCAGCTGAAGGGGAGGAGCCAATGGAGACGGAGCAGATGGCCAAGGAGGATGAG ATGTCGACGGAGGACCAGAAGCAGGAGAAGAAGAACGACCATCCTCCCCAGGCCAAGAAGCCCAAAGTGAAAACGAAGACTGTGGATCTGCCCATAGAGAACAAGCTGCAGTGGCAGCTGCCCAGCGAGGAACTTAATATGTTTGTGGAGAATGAG GGGAAGATGATCATGCAGGACAAActggagaaagagagaaacgatgcaaaaaaCAACGTAGAAGAGTATGTTTATGAAATGAGGGACAAACTCCACGGAGTCCTGGAGAAGTTTGTGAATGAAAGT GATCGCGATACGTTCTCCTTAAAGCTGGAAGACACAGAGAACTGGTTGTATGAAGATGGAGAGGACCAACAGAAACAAGTTTACATTGACAAACTCTCTGAATTAAAG AAAATGGGTCAGCCTATCCGTGACAGATGCATGGAAGCCGTGGAGAGACCAAAAGCTTTTGAGGAGCTCGGTAGACAGATCCAGCTGTACATGAAGATCATCGAAGCGTACAAGGCAAAG GATGAGCAGTACGAGCACCTGAATGAGCTGGAGGTGACGCGGGTGGATAAGCTGATCAACGAGGCCATGGTCTGGATGAACGGCAAGATGAACCAACAGAACAGTCAGGACCTCACCCGGGACCCTGTGGTCAAAGTGGGAGAGATCCAGGCAAAGACTAAG GAGCTTTATTCCTCCTGCAACCCCGTGCTGTCCAAACCCAAGCCCAAGGCGGAGCCTCCCAAGGAGGAGAAGACGGAGAACGGGCCGGTCAACGGGCAGGAGGGCACGGAGAGCCAGCCGTGCAACCCCAACAAGGCAGAGGAGCAGGAGACGCCGAACAGCAAGCTCCCTGAAATGGACATTGACTAA
- the rnf14 gene encoding E3 ubiquitin-protein ligase RNF14, with product MYMSEDKDSQEDELLALASIYDEEEFRRSESTQGGEIIMCLELPPGFKVVVKGEKTAEHAVCFLPPLVLNFELPEDYPSTSAPGFTLSSKWMTKAQLSSLCRRLDELWEENQGCVILFTWIQFLKEEALDFLVVQSPLEVVRGGGKAASERRKTDPAPTAVAQCGSLSEKPEEKKTEVSTDKSEQHLLLSPQPDPRGVVLMDPRTDPLPQLLDFDEAQRQKVFDCKVFCCGICFVEKLGSNCLCFKECQHVYCKDCLTEYFQIQIRDGNVQCLNCPEPKCTSLATPLQVKQLVDEELFARYDRLLLQSSLDLMADVVYCPRQFCGTAVMVEPDTTMGICTVCKYAFCTLCKLGYHGVSNCKITADELRNLRDEYLSATNEGKKFMEQRFGKRVIQKAVEESFSRDWLNENCKACPRCGTNIQKVDGCNKMTCTSCKQYFCWLCMGILTKGNPYSHFNNPQSPCYNQLFLGVDVDDDNDFWSDEDD from the exons ATGTATATGTCTGAGGACAAGGACTCTCAGGAGGATGAACTTCTTGCTTTGGCAAGTATTTATGATGAGGAGGAGTTCCGCCGCTCGGAGTCAACTCAAGGGGGAGAGATCATCATGTGCCTGGAGCTCCCTCCTGGTTTCAAAGTGGTGGTGAAAG GAGAGAAAACAGCCGAGCATGCTGTCTGTTTCTTGCCCCCTTTGGTGCTTAATTTTGAGCTGCCTGAAGATTATCCATCCACATCTGCACCAGGGTTCACCCTCAGCTCCAAATGGATGACCAAAGCTCAG TTGAGCTCACTATGCCGACGCCTGGATGAGTTGTGGGAGGAAAACCAGGGTTGTGTGATTCTGTTCACATGGATCCAGTTTCTCAAAGAAGAAGCTCTTGACTTCCTGGTCGTCCAGTCTCCTCTTGAAGTCGTCAGGGGCGGCGGTAAAGCAGCCAGtgaacggaggaaaacggatcCTGCTCCCACCG CCGTGGCACAGTGTGGGAGTCTGTCTGAAAAACCAGAGGAAAAGAAAACGGAAGTTAGCACAGACAAGTCTGAACAACACCTTTTGTTATCACCCCAGCCTGATCCGCGGGGTGTTGTTCTGATGGACCCGCGTACTGACCCGCTACCTCAGCTCCTGGACTTTGACGAGGCACAGCGGCAGAAGGTCTTTGACTGCAAAGTATTCTGCTGTGGAATCTGCTTCGTGGAGAAGCTGGGCTCCAACTGTCTGTGTTTTAAGGAGTGCCAGCACGTCTACTGCAAAGACTGCTTGACTGAGTACTTCCAGATTCAAATACGAGACGGCAACGTTCAGTGCCTCAATTGTCCTGAGCCCAAATGTACCTCATTAGCGACACCGTTGCAG GTGAAACAGCTGGTAGACGAGGAGCTGTTCGCCCGATACGACCGTTTGCTGCTTCAGTCCAGTTTGGACCTCATGGCTGACGTGGTGTACTGCCCCCGTCAGTTCTGTGGCACCGCTGTAATGGTGGAGCCAGACACAACCATGGGCATTTGCACAGTTTGCAAGTATGCGTTTTGTACGCTGTGCAAGCTGGGCTACCACGGGGTCTCCAACTGTAAAATTACTGCAG ATGAATTACGCAACCTCAGAGATGAGTACCTGTCTGCCACTAATGAGGGGAAGAAGTTCATGGAGCAACGCTTTGGAAAACGGGTGATTCAAAAAGCCGTGGAGGAATCTTTCAGCAGAGACTGGCTCAACGAGAACTGCAAAGCTTGCCCTCGCTGTGGAACCAACATACAG AAAGTGGACGGCTGTAACAAGATGACCTGTACCAGTTGTAAACAGTACTTTTGTTGGCTGTGCATGGGCATCCTCACCAAAGGAAACCCATACAGCCACTTCAACAACCCGCAGTCTCCCTGTTACAACCA ACTCTTCCTCGGTGTCGACGTGGATGACGACAACGACTTCTGGAGTGACGAGGACGACTGA